One Succinivibrio dextrinosolvens DNA window includes the following coding sequences:
- a CDS encoding AAA family ATPase, which yields MALKKIIVGMCTLSEIRDKDGIYIDKTRFIDYLENDAGTSVPVFLRPRRFGKSLTASMLHSYYDISEKDQFEKNFKGTWIYDHRTPLASSYYVIHFDFSNVASDYSRMNDSFLRSVSYSINSFSSKYPERGLTKDQRDISLFSSAPDLLGAFLDNFSNRAEAGEYLYVIIDEYDHFANEILTRDKEAFKDITSTAEGHEGLIKQFYAQLKAYYRGNRPGGIDRFFITGVSSVSLDSVTSGFNIATNISLKSDFHEMIGFTHAELSEVIDETVDFSLLSDITKEQVMQIMEENFDGYAFEKKAKEKMFNSNLCLAYLESVISERELPNPNEISLNDDVGKLRGMLNLCENNVREEIVQAMFNKEPIDLKLPDKMNLNSTNYFDKAQMVSLLYHLGYLTIDTETSQKKGITSFVIPNRVYENLFLDYCRMSMGYSADAYKDLSPMFEESADITPLIQIITEQIETKLNPQSLGKFTEMALQLICDSIINNSIYRKLSSYTEFNTGKGFADIFVKNTYPNGHYFLLELKYLHKKDDSKSSIDAKLAEAKEEIERYRQGTILKEKVGNHPLDCYAIIFVGSECRLCQKI from the coding sequence ATGGCTTTAAAAAAGATTATTGTAGGAATGTGTACTTTATCTGAGATTAGAGATAAAGATGGAATTTATATAGATAAAACTCGTTTTATTGATTATCTTGAGAATGATGCAGGAACCAGTGTTCCTGTATTCCTGCGTCCTAGACGTTTTGGCAAGAGTCTTACTGCAAGCATGCTGCACAGCTACTATGATATTTCCGAAAAAGATCAGTTTGAAAAGAATTTTAAAGGTACCTGGATTTACGATCACAGAACACCTCTAGCCAGTTCATACTATGTTATACATTTTGATTTTTCAAATGTTGCATCTGATTATTCTAGGATGAATGACAGTTTTTTAAGATCTGTCTCCTACAGCATAAATTCTTTTTCTTCAAAATACCCAGAACGTGGATTAACTAAAGATCAGCGCGATATCTCTTTATTTTCTTCTGCTCCGGACCTTTTGGGAGCATTTCTGGATAACTTTTCAAACCGAGCTGAAGCAGGTGAATATCTGTATGTCATCATTGATGAATATGATCACTTTGCCAATGAGATTCTGACCAGAGATAAAGAAGCCTTCAAAGATATAACCTCAACCGCAGAAGGCCATGAAGGTCTGATAAAACAGTTTTATGCACAGCTTAAAGCCTATTATCGCGGTAATCGTCCAGGAGGAATCGACAGATTCTTTATTACAGGTGTTTCATCTGTTTCTTTAGATTCTGTAACCTCAGGCTTCAATATCGCAACCAACATCAGTTTAAAGTCTGACTTTCATGAAATGATTGGTTTTACTCATGCAGAGTTATCTGAGGTTATAGATGAGACTGTAGATTTTTCTCTGCTTTCTGATATTACCAAAGAGCAGGTAATGCAGATTATGGAGGAAAACTTTGATGGGTATGCTTTTGAGAAGAAAGCAAAAGAAAAAATGTTTAATTCCAATCTCTGTCTTGCCTATCTTGAGAGTGTGATTTCAGAAAGGGAACTTCCAAATCCGAATGAGATATCTCTGAATGATGATGTCGGCAAGCTAAGAGGTATGCTGAATCTATGTGAGAATAATGTTAGAGAAGAAATAGTTCAGGCGATGTTCAATAAAGAGCCAATTGACTTAAAACTCCCTGACAAGATGAATCTGAACAGTACCAATTATTTTGATAAAGCTCAGATGGTATCTCTGCTTTATCATTTAGGCTATCTGACAATTGATACAGAAACTTCCCAGAAAAAGGGTATAACCAGCTTTGTTATTCCAAATAGAGTCTATGAGAATCTGTTCTTAGACTACTGCCGTATGTCTATGGGCTACAGTGCAGATGCTTACAAAGACTTATCGCCAATGTTTGAAGAGTCTGCTGATATAACACCTCTAATACAGATAATAACAGAACAGATAGAGACCAAGCTTAATCCACAGTCTCTAGGAAAATTTACAGAGATGGCACTGCAGCTGATATGTGACAGTATCATCAACAACAGCATTTATAGAAAGCTAAGTTCCTACACTGAGTTTAACACCGGTAAAGGCTTTGCAGATATCTTTGTAAAGAATACCTATCCTAACGGACACTATTTTCTTTTAGAGCTTAAATACCTGCATAAAAAGGATGACAGTAAGTCTTCGATAGACGCAAAACTTGCCGAGGCCAAAGAGGAAATCGAAAGGTACCGACAGGGGACCATTCTCAAAGAAAAGGTCGGTAATCATCCTCTGGACTGCTATGCAATCATATTTGTTGGCTCAGAGTGCAGATTGTGCCAGAAGATATAG
- a CDS encoding AAA family ATPase, which translates to MSKKKIIVGMCTLSEIRESNCIFIDKTRFIEYLENSAGTKVPVFLRPRRFGKSLTASMLHSYYDISEKDQFEKNFKGTWIYDHRTPLASSYYVIHFDFSNVASDPAQMNRSFIISVAASISNFSDKYPEQGLSKEELEPSLYKNASELLTRFLTNFSRNVEDGRYLYVIIDEYDHFANEILTRDKEAFKDLTSTAEGHEGLIKQFYAQLKAYYRGNRPGGIDRFFITGVSSVSLDSVTSGFNIAINISSKPVFHEMIGFTHNELSELIDETVDFSQFSDINKEQIMQIMDENFDGFAFSEDANESMFNSNLCLAYLDDLISRKKLRDPNQISLNDDVGKLRGMLNLCEDNVREEIVQAMFNKEPIDLKLPDKMNLNSTSYFDKAQMVSLLYHLGYLTIDTESSQKKGITSFVIPNRVYEKLFLDYCRMSMGYSADAYKDLSPMFEESADITPLIEIITEQIETKLNPQSLGKFTEMALQLICDSIINNSIYRKLSSYTEFNTGKGFTDIFVKNTYPNGHYFLLELKYLHKKDDSKSSIDAKLAEAKEEIERYRQGTILQEKVGNHPLDCYAIIFVGSECRLCQKI; encoded by the coding sequence ATGTCAAAGAAAAAAATCATAGTGGGAATGTGTACTTTATCTGAGATTAGAGAAAGTAACTGTATTTTTATTGATAAGACCAGATTTATTGAATATCTTGAAAACAGTGCAGGAACAAAGGTTCCTGTATTCCTGCGTCCTAGACGTTTTGGCAAGAGTCTTACTGCAAGCATGCTGCACAGCTACTATGATATTTCCGAAAAAGATCAGTTTGAAAAGAATTTTAAAGGTACCTGGATTTACGATCACAGAACTCCTCTAGCCAGTTCATACTATGTTATACATTTTGATTTTTCAAATGTTGCATCCGATCCTGCTCAGATGAATAGAAGTTTCATAATCTCAGTTGCAGCTAGCATTTCCAACTTTAGTGATAAATATCCAGAACAGGGACTTTCTAAAGAGGAACTTGAACCATCTCTCTACAAAAATGCATCAGAACTTCTGACAAGATTTCTGACCAATTTTTCAAGAAACGTAGAAGATGGTAGGTATCTTTATGTCATCATTGATGAATACGATCATTTTGCCAATGAGATTCTAACAAGAGATAAGGAAGCCTTTAAAGATCTTACTTCAACAGCTGAAGGACATGAAGGTCTGATAAAACAGTTTTATGCACAGCTTAAAGCCTATTATCGTGGCAATCGTCCAGGAGGCATCGACAGATTCTTTATTACTGGTGTTTCATCAGTTTCTTTAGATTCTGTAACTTCTGGTTTTAATATAGCGATCAACATCAGTTCAAAGCCTGTTTTTCATGAAATGATAGGCTTTACCCATAATGAGTTATCAGAACTTATTGATGAGACTGTAGATTTTTCACAGTTTTCAGATATTAACAAAGAGCAGATAATGCAGATTATGGATGAAAATTTTGACGGTTTTGCCTTTTCTGAAGATGCCAATGAGTCAATGTTTAATTCCAATCTCTGTCTTGCTTATCTTGATGATCTTATTTCACGAAAAAAACTTCGTGATCCAAATCAGATTTCACTGAATGATGATGTCGGCAAGTTAAGGGGAATGCTGAATCTCTGCGAGGATAATGTTAGAGAAGAAATTGTTCAGGCAATGTTCAATAAAGAGCCAATTGACTTAAAACTTCCTGACAAGATGAATCTGAACAGTACCAGTTATTTTGATAAAGCTCAGATGGTATCTCTGCTTTATCATTTAGGCTATCTGACAATTGATACAGAAAGTTCCCAGAAAAAAGGGATCACCAGCTTTGTTATTCCAAATAGAGTCTATGAAAAGCTGTTCTTAGACTACTGCCGTATGTCTATGGGCTACAGTGCAGACGCTTACAAAGACTTATCGCCTATGTTTGAAGAGTCTGCTGATATAACACCTCTTATAGAGATAATCACAGAACAGATAGAGACCAAGCTTAATCCTCAGTCTCTGGGTAAATTTACAGAGATGGCACTGCAGCTGATATGTGACAGTATCATTAACAACAGCATTTACAGAAAGCTAAGTTCCTACACTGAGTTTAACACCGGTAAAGGCTTTACAGATATCTTTGTAAAGAATACCTATCCTAACGGACATTATTTTCTTTTAGAGCTTAAATACCTGCATAAAAAGGATGACAGTAAGTCTTCTATAGACGCAAAACTTGCCGAGGCCAAAGAGGAAATTGAAAGATACCGACAGGGGACCATTCTCCAAGAAAAGGTTGGAAATCATCCTCTGGACTGCTATGCAATCATATTTGTTGGCTCAGAGTGCAGATTGTGCCAGAAGATCTAA
- the tnpA gene encoding IS200/IS605 family transposase — translation MHGRHCVYNLHVHLVFVIKYRRKVLTAAILGELRNIFSLVCVRFESKLLDCDGEADHVHLLVSYPPKVTISKLVQALKGYSSLIIRKKNYPSIQKNLLGKALWSPSYFACSSGRASISIIRQYIEQQNTLD, via the coding sequence TTGCACGGCCGACATTGTGTTTACAATTTGCATGTCCATCTGGTTTTTGTGATTAAATACAGACGTAAAGTATTAACAGCAGCTATCTTAGGAGAACTCAGAAATATCTTTTCTTTAGTATGTGTCAGATTTGAATCAAAACTATTAGATTGTGATGGAGAGGCTGACCATGTTCATCTGCTAGTCAGTTATCCTCCAAAAGTTACAATCTCAAAACTGGTTCAAGCTCTCAAAGGCTATTCGAGTCTAATTATCAGAAAAAAGAATTATCCCTCTATACAAAAAAATCTTTTGGGGAAAGCTCTTTGGTCACCATCCTATTTTGCATGCAGTAGTGGAAGAGCCTCAATTTCTATTATTAGACAATATATAGAACAACAGAACACACTTGATTAG
- a CDS encoding porin — MKKSLLALSVIAVAASANAATVYEKDGSSLTIDGRVQSVFYNGNHRKAAEKDSSIQNSARFGIGGKTQLADWVSGIGYTQWDATDGSSHENFEARDQYVGADFGEFGLVKAGRFLDSTYSVEAATDIYEDAAGNVQGKHNGERRGGQLQYTYDNYGFFAQAGVQTAQDNAKLVDNEYFNGGSDKFAIDSGFNGALGYTIDDVVFGPLSFKAGYSYVKGQTDNDLVKNDEGKVTNGNDFNNFKHANASIAWGNVNSGFYVAALYEHAALRTTNDTQKIVNNGFELAAGYAFDNGVSVIAGYENSFYHKKNLTSGDKEHKAIVRRIPVFVNYAMNENFNVWTEAGFNAGSSASAEDEKVLESARETVFSVGARYTF; from the coding sequence ATGAAAAAATCATTATTAGCATTATCAGTAATCGCTGTTGCTGCTTCTGCAAACGCAGCTACTGTTTACGAGAAAGACGGTTCTTCATTAACTATTGATGGTCGTGTTCAGTCTGTTTTCTACAACGGAAACCACAGAAAGGCTGCTGAGAAGGATTCATCAATCCAGAATTCAGCTCGTTTCGGTATCGGTGGTAAGACTCAGTTAGCTGACTGGGTATCAGGTATCGGTTACACTCAGTGGGATGCTACCGATGGTTCATCACATGAGAACTTTGAAGCACGTGATCAGTACGTTGGTGCTGACTTCGGTGAATTCGGTCTAGTTAAGGCTGGTCGTTTCCTTGATTCAACCTATTCAGTTGAAGCTGCTACCGATATCTATGAGGATGCTGCTGGTAACGTTCAGGGTAAGCACAACGGCGAGCGTCGTGGCGGTCAGTTACAGTATACTTATGACAATTACGGTTTCTTTGCTCAGGCTGGCGTTCAGACTGCTCAGGACAATGCTAAGCTTGTTGATAATGAATACTTTAATGGTGGTTCAGACAAGTTTGCAATTGACAGCGGTTTCAACGGTGCTTTAGGTTACACCATTGATGACGTTGTTTTCGGACCTCTATCATTCAAGGCTGGTTACAGCTATGTTAAGGGCCAGACTGATAACGATCTAGTAAAGAATGATGAAGGTAAGGTTACCAACGGCAACGATTTCAACAACTTTAAGCACGCTAACGCATCTATTGCCTGGGGTAACGTTAATTCAGGCTTCTACGTAGCTGCTTTATATGAGCACGCTGCTCTAAGAACTACCAATGACACACAGAAGATCGTTAACAACGGCTTTGAGTTAGCTGCTGGTTATGCTTTCGACAATGGTGTATCTGTAATTGCAGGTTATGAGAACAGCTTCTACCACAAGAAGAACTTAACTTCAGGTGATAAGGAGCACAAGGCAATCGTTCGTCGTATCCCTGTATTCGTAAACTACGCAATGAACGAGAATTTCAACGTATGGACCGAGGCTGGTTTCAACGCAGGTTCAAGCGCTTCTGCTGAAGACGAGAAGGTTCTTGAGTCAGCTCGTGAGACCGTATTCTCAGTTGGTGCACGTTACACCTTCTAA
- a CDS encoding flagellar hook protein FlgE, translated as MFNTSISGIRGSQKYLDTTSNNIANANSYGFKKSRAEFADIYANSVFTSAKTATGMGVTTTTVAQQFTQGSLSGDTGNNLDMAISGNGFFVLANEENYDTTSAVGDRSYTRNGAFELNKDGFIVTAMGDYVQGYNVDSEGNVTNLDIMSTHAIKIPSDTGAPKLSSKASLIANLPAKAESLGEYSASFSDTNSAMTKFDPSNSETYTAATSQTIYDSLGGAHTLTYYFQKDHINPSEPEGAGTGLDTADATIWNVVLYVDGTPVDLADMTGVTNTDARHFTITDPGSSIAGQELYGIQMAFGSSGALIDDGQFPSSIHITNITSDYQTRTERTSNAYTLASAMGGGVDTSQDLVVTMDLTQYGSSKFSVSGVSTDGYATGILENVEVDDNGIILAAYTNGRTEPIAKVALATFANPQGLIKIGDTQWKQSISSGDAAAAQANVGMAGAIKGANLELSNVELASELVDLLIAQRTYQANAQALQTQNTAMDSILSIR; from the coding sequence ATGTTTAATACATCAATTTCTGGTATTAGAGGTTCACAGAAGTATCTTGATACAACTTCCAACAATATCGCTAACGCCAACTCCTACGGCTTTAAGAAATCACGTGCAGAGTTTGCAGATATCTATGCCAATTCTGTTTTCACCAGTGCCAAGACAGCAACCGGTATGGGTGTTACCACTACTACAGTAGCACAGCAGTTTACCCAGGGCTCTCTATCCGGTGATACCGGTAACAATCTGGATATGGCCATCAGCGGCAACGGCTTCTTCGTGCTGGCTAATGAAGAAAATTACGATACTACCAGTGCCGTTGGTGATCGCTCCTACACTCGTAACGGAGCCTTTGAGCTTAACAAAGATGGATTCATTGTTACAGCAATGGGAGACTACGTCCAAGGCTATAATGTTGATAGTGAAGGAAATGTAACCAATCTTGATATCATGTCAACTCATGCCATCAAAATCCCTTCAGATACAGGAGCTCCTAAGCTGTCCTCGAAAGCATCTCTGATTGCAAATCTGCCGGCAAAGGCTGAATCTCTAGGTGAATATTCAGCATCTTTTTCTGATACAAATTCTGCAATGACAAAGTTTGATCCATCAAATTCAGAAACTTATACAGCAGCAACATCTCAAACAATTTATGATTCTCTTGGTGGAGCACATACCTTAACCTATTACTTCCAGAAAGATCACATAAATCCTTCTGAACCAGAAGGAGCCGGAACTGGACTAGATACAGCAGATGCAACCATATGGAATGTTGTGTTATATGTAGACGGCACCCCTGTTGATCTTGCTGATATGACAGGTGTAACCAATACAGACGCAAGGCACTTTACAATTACAGATCCTGGTTCGTCAATTGCAGGACAAGAATTATACGGTATACAGATGGCATTTGGATCAAGTGGCGCTTTAATTGATGACGGTCAGTTCCCATCGTCAATACATATAACGAATATTACAAGTGATTACCAAACCAGAACAGAAAGAACAAGTAATGCCTATACTCTAGCCTCAGCTATGGGTGGAGGTGTCGACACCTCTCAGGATCTTGTAGTCACCATGGATTTAACCCAGTATGGAAGTTCAAAATTCTCGGTATCAGGAGTATCAACCGATGGATATGCAACAGGAATTCTTGAAAATGTGGAGGTAGATGACAACGGTATTATTCTGGCTGCTTATACAAACGGCAGAACCGAGCCAATTGCAAAAGTAGCACTGGCAACTTTTGCCAACCCACAGGGCTTAATCAAGATCGGTGATACCCAGTGGAAGCAGTCCATCAGCTCTGGTGATGCAGCTGCAGCTCAGGCAAATGTGGGAATGGCCGGTGCCATCAAGGGAGCAAATCTTGAGCTGTCAAATGTAGAACTGGCATCAGAACTTGTAGATCTGCTGATTGCACAGAGAACCTACCAGGCAAACGCTCAGGCACTGCAGACACAGAACACGGCTATGGATTCAATCCTAAGCATCAGATAA
- a CDS encoding AAA family ATPase yields MSKKKIIVGMCTLSEIRESNCIFIDKTRFIEYLENSAGTKVPVFLRPRRFGKSLTASMLHSYYDISEKDQFEKNFKGTWIYDHRTPLASSYYVIHFDFSNVASDPAQMNRSFIISVAASISNFSDKYPEQGLSKEELEPSLYKNASELLTRFLTNFSRNVEDGRYLYVIIDEYDHFANEILTRDKEAFKDLTSTAEGHEGLIKQFYAQLKAYYRGNRPGGIDRFFITGVSSVSLDSVTSGFNIATNISSISLFNEMIGFTHDELSEVIDETVDFSLLPDISKEEIMQIMEENFDGYAFEKKAKVKMFNSNLCLAYLRNLILERALPELNEISLNDDAGKLKGMLNLCEAYVREEIVQAMFNKEPIVTELPDKMNLNSTSYFDKAQMVSLLYHLGYLTIDPDASREEGVTSFVIPNKVYEKLFLDYCRMAMGYSADAYKDLSPMFEESADISPLLQIITEQIETKLNPQSLGKFTEMALQLVCDSIINNSRKKQLSSYTEFNTGKGFADIFVKNTHPNGHYFLLELKYLHKKNDSKSSIDAKLAEAKEEIERYRQGTILKEKVGNHPLDCYAIIFVGSECRLCQKI; encoded by the coding sequence ATGTCAAAGAAAAAAATCATAGTGGGAATGTGTACTTTATCTGAGATTAGAGAAAGTAACTGTATTTTTATTGATAAAACCAGATTTATTGAATATCTTGAAAACAGTGCAGGAACAAAGGTTCCTGTATTCCTGCGTCCTAGACGTTTTGGCAAGAGTCTTACTGCAAGCATGCTGCACAGCTACTATGATATTTCCGAAAAAGATCAGTTTGAAAAGAATTTTAAAGGTACCTGGATTTACGATCACAGAACTCCTTTAGCCAGTTCATACTATGTTATACATTTTGATTTTTCAAATGTTGCATCCGATCCTGCTCAGATGAATAGAAGTTTCATAATCTCAGTTGCAGCTAGCATTTCCAACTTTAGTGATAAATATCCAGAACAGGGACTTTCTAAAGAGGAACTTGAACCATCTCTCTATAAAAATGCATCAGAACTTCTGACAAGATTTCTGACCAATTTTTCAAGAAACGTAGAAGATGGTAGGTATCTTTATGTCATCATTGATGAATACGATCATTTTGCCAATGAGATTCTAACAAGAGATAAGGAAGCCTTTAAAGATCTTACTTCAACAGCTGAAGGACATGAAGGTCTGATAAAACAGTTTTATGCACAGCTTAAAGCCTATTATCGTGGCAATCGTCCAGGAGGCATCGACAGATTCTTTATTACTGGTGTTTCATCAGTTTCTTTAGATTCTGTAACCTCGGGCTTTAATATTGCAACTAATATCAGTTCAATCTCTTTATTCAATGAGATGATAGGTTTTACTCATGATGAGTTATCAGAGGTTATTGATGAGACTGTAGATTTTTCTCTGCTGCCAGATATCAGCAAAGAAGAGATAATGCAGATTATGGAGGAGAACTTTGACGGTTATGCCTTTGAGAAAAAAGCAAAGGTCAAAATGTTTAATTCTAATCTCTGTCTTGCCTACCTTAGAAATCTGATTTTGGAAAGGGCTCTTCCTGAGCTGAATGAAATCTCCTTGAATGATGATGCTGGCAAGCTCAAAGGAATGCTGAATCTGTGTGAGGCCTACGTTAGAGAAGAAATTGTTCAGGCAATGTTCAATAAAGAGCCTATTGTGACAGAACTTCCTGACAAGATGAATCTGAACAGTACCAGTTATTTTGATAAAGCTCAGATGGTATCTCTGCTTTATCACTTAGGCTATCTGACAATAGATCCCGATGCTTCAAGAGAGGAAGGTGTTACAAGCTTTGTTATTCCTAATAAAGTCTATGAGAAGCTGTTCTTAGACTACTGCCGCATGGCTATGGGGTACAGTGCAGACGCTTACAAAGACTTATCGCCTATGTTTGAAGAGTCTGCTGATATAAGCCCTCTTTTACAGATAATCACAGAACAGATAGAGACCAAGCTTAATCCACAGTCTTTAGGAAAATTCACAGAGATGGCACTGCAGCTGGTATGTGACAGTATCATCAACAACAGTAGAAAGAAACAGCTAAGCTCCTACACCGAGTTTAACACTGGTAAAGGCTTTGCAGATATCTTTGTAAAGAATACCCATCCTAACGGACATTATTTCCTTTTAGAGCTTAAATACCTGCATAAAAAGAATGACAGTAAGTCTTCGATAGACGCAAAACTTGCCGAGGCCAAAGAGGAAATCGAAAGGTACCGACAGGGGACCATTCTCAAAGAAAAGGTCGGTAATCATCCTCTGGACTGCTATGCAATCATATTTGTTGGCTCAGAGTGCAGGTTGTGCCAGAAGATATAA
- a CDS encoding IS630 family transposase, with protein sequence MARPKKFLKTLSEEELIKIKELSNSRTEEVRKVQRAKIILLASQGKSNETISKEVGVSIPTICKVLKKWTVFDIDAALSDLARSGRPPVIDVAARTWIIQLACHLPQDYKDGPHSQLWTITSLCNYIHKHCMNEGHECLANVQESTVWEILNSNDIKPHKIKYYLERKDPDFKEKAKKVLLLYKRVAWILQMTREQTEDGVSASKLSGEVVISYDEKPGIQAIGNIAPDLRPNPAVGARCVGRDYEYKRYGTLSLLAGIDLMSGEVIGLVRKSHTSADFIDFLKTVDDKYDKDLKISIILDNHSVHRCRDVMEFLASKPERFEFTFTPKHASWLNLIESFFSKCAKQCLKHLRVNSIEELKTHIESWLKETNETPVVYRWQWKLEDIQGAFADKD encoded by the coding sequence ATGGCACGACCTAAAAAGTTTCTCAAAACATTATCTGAGGAAGAGTTAATAAAAATCAAAGAGCTCTCAAACTCCAGAACAGAAGAAGTAAGAAAAGTTCAAAGAGCAAAAATTATACTTCTTGCTTCTCAAGGTAAATCTAATGAAACTATATCCAAAGAGGTTGGTGTTTCAATACCGACAATATGTAAGGTCTTAAAGAAATGGACTGTATTTGATATTGATGCAGCTCTCTCTGATTTAGCTCGTTCTGGAAGACCTCCGGTAATTGATGTTGCTGCAAGGACATGGATCATCCAGCTTGCATGCCATTTACCCCAGGATTATAAAGATGGTCCACATTCTCAGTTATGGACAATAACAAGTTTGTGCAATTATATACATAAGCATTGCATGAATGAAGGTCACGAATGTCTTGCTAATGTACAGGAGTCAACTGTTTGGGAGATCCTAAATAGCAACGATATAAAGCCACATAAGATCAAATATTATCTTGAGAGAAAAGATCCTGATTTTAAAGAAAAAGCAAAGAAGGTCTTATTGTTGTATAAGAGAGTTGCCTGGATTTTGCAGATGACAAGAGAGCAGACTGAAGATGGGGTAAGTGCCTCAAAACTGTCTGGAGAGGTTGTTATATCTTATGATGAAAAACCAGGAATTCAAGCAATTGGCAATATAGCCCCAGATTTAAGACCCAATCCGGCAGTTGGAGCAAGATGCGTAGGTCGAGATTATGAATATAAAAGATACGGAACGCTGTCTCTTTTAGCTGGGATTGATCTTATGAGTGGTGAAGTTATAGGGTTGGTCAGAAAAAGTCATACAAGTGCAGATTTTATTGACTTCTTAAAAACAGTCGATGATAAATATGATAAGGATTTAAAGATAAGCATTATCTTGGATAATCATTCTGTACATAGGTGTAGAGATGTAATGGAATTTCTTGCATCAAAGCCAGAAAGATTTGAATTTACTTTTACTCCTAAGCATGCATCATGGTTAAATCTGATTGAGAGTTTCTTTAGTAAATGTGCCAAACAATGTCTAAAACATCTAAGGGTAAATTCTATAGAAGAGTTGAAGACTCATATAGAATCATGGCTAAAGGAAACTAATGAAACCCCTGTAGTGTATAGATGGCAATGGAAGTTAGAAGATATACAGGGGGCTTTCGCAGATAAAGATTAG
- a CDS encoding RNA-guided endonuclease InsQ/TnpB family protein, translated as MNINWKQAYRYRLRPNGAQQRRLLQLCGSARYAWNQVLTGRNEEYKEYLEDIESAKCWGEDVSLVPKPRPINRFSFTYDLNKLMAEEENSFLKTQGHSQVLQQKMQDLYSAFSRFFKGKGGYPQFKTKNGYNSIRFPQGINLDEKNKRIFLPKTGFVRYRKSRDIEGDIKNVTVSFFSGEWYVSIQTQKEIEVPEINLKTMLETEADNALGIDMGAVRFCTFSDGRYEESLKSNELTRLDEKIAIAQRQLKNKKKGSNRRLKLIKRISRLHQKKANIRNDSHQKLSTLICNSHAIVVAEELKIKNMTKSAKGSLLNPGKNVKAKSGLNRSILSEGWGQFFKMLEYKQKKRGHIFLQITPKNTSRTCPKCGHVSKDNRRTQAHFCCTNCGYTANADENAAGNILRAGLARLAQEVNSKRSQHCEPSEAEQ; from the coding sequence ATGAATATCAACTGGAAACAGGCATACAGATATAGGTTAAGACCTAATGGCGCACAGCAGAGAAGATTACTTCAGCTCTGCGGCTCTGCCAGATATGCATGGAACCAGGTCTTGACAGGAAGAAATGAGGAATATAAGGAATATCTTGAAGACATCGAATCTGCCAAATGCTGGGGAGAAGATGTTTCTTTAGTACCAAAGCCAAGACCTATAAATAGATTTTCATTTACATATGATCTTAATAAACTGATGGCAGAGGAAGAAAACAGCTTTCTCAAGACTCAGGGGCACTCTCAGGTGCTGCAGCAAAAGATGCAGGACTTGTATAGTGCTTTTAGCAGGTTCTTCAAGGGTAAAGGCGGATATCCTCAATTCAAGACCAAAAACGGATACAACTCTATAAGATTTCCTCAGGGCATAAATCTGGATGAGAAGAATAAGAGGATCTTTCTTCCAAAGACCGGTTTTGTAAGATACAGAAAGTCCAGAGATATAGAGGGAGACATAAAGAACGTAACCGTCTCATTCTTTTCTGGAGAATGGTATGTATCTATACAGACTCAGAAAGAAATAGAAGTACCTGAGATAAATCTAAAAACCATGTTAGAGACTGAGGCGGATAATGCTTTGGGTATAGATATGGGCGCAGTACGCTTCTGCACCTTCTCTGACGGACGTTATGAAGAGTCACTAAAGAGTAATGAGCTTACCCGTCTTGATGAAAAGATAGCTATTGCTCAGAGACAGCTCAAAAATAAAAAGAAAGGTTCTAACAGAAGATTAAAACTTATAAAGAGAATTTCCAGACTTCATCAGAAGAAAGCCAATATACGTAATGACAGTCATCAGAAGCTCAGCACACTGATTTGCAATAGCCACGCTATAGTTGTTGCTGAGGAGCTGAAGATCAAGAATATGACGAAAAGTGCAAAAGGAAGCCTGTTAAATCCTGGTAAGAATGTAAAAGCAAAGTCAGGACTTAACCGTTCAATTCTGTCTGAAGGCTGGGGACAATTCTTTAAGATGCTTGAATACAAGCAGAAAAAGAGAGGTCATATCTTTTTACAGATTACCCCAAAGAATACCAGCAGAACCTGTCCTAAATGCGGTCATGTCTCAAAAGACAATCGCAGAACTCAGGCTCATTTCTGCTGTACGAACTGTGGATATACAGCTAATGCAGATGAAAATGCAGCAGGAAATATCCTAAGGGCAGGACTGGCCCGGCTAGCACAGGAAGTGAACTCCAAAAGGAGTCAGCACTGTGAACCCTCTGAAGCTGAACAGTAA